In Pomacea canaliculata isolate SZHN2017 linkage group LG12, ASM307304v1, whole genome shotgun sequence, a single genomic region encodes these proteins:
- the LOC112577304 gene encoding dynein regulatory complex subunit 4-like — MPPKKKGGKGKGKGKGKGKGKGKGKGKGKKGGKAPTVIDGIATEEMSKEQLEEHISRLREELDREREERNYFQLERDKVNTFWEITKRQLDEKKAELRNKDREMEDAEERHQIEIKVYKQKVKHLLYEHQNNIAELKAEGSVALKLAQDVHGGKELDLRKDKRALKVELKEQELSHEEVIKSLKKTHDEHVTELRSDFERNAHEIEAKYEKKMRTLRDELDLRRKTEIHEIEERKNGQINSLMKNHEKAFSDIKNYYNDITLNNLALINTLKEQVEEMKKKEERIERLMSDMLAENRRLTEPLQKAREEVEDLKKELANYNQTKDLLRMTKGRLKVATENLNATKWELEVLEQRFHKIQEERDELYRKFVKAIQEVQQKSSFKNLLLEKKLTALADMLEKKEAQLNEVLSASNLDPTALTVVTRKLEDVLDSKNSAIKDLQYELARVCKAHNDLLRTYESKLQQFGVPIEELGFKPLESTVGGQSLGQGPAGLVSAPT, encoded by the exons ATG CCGccaaagaagaaaggaggaaaaggaaaggGCAAAGgtaaaggaaaaggaaaaggaaagggaaaaggaaaagggaaaggaaagaagggaggaaaggcACCAACTGTCATTGATGGCATTGCAACTGAAGAGATGTCAAAAGAACAG CTGGAGGAACACATCTCCAGGCTGCGAGAAGAGTTGGACAGAGAGCGAGAAGAACGAAACTATTTCCAACTGGAGAGAGACAAGGTCAACACCTTCTGGGAGATCACCAAGCGTCAGTTGGATGAGAAAAAGGCAGAGCTTCGCAACAAAGATCGTGAGATGGAGGATGCTGAAGAAAGACATCAGATTGAAATAAAG GtgtacaaacagaaagtgaagcATTTGTTGTATGAGCACCAAAACAATATAGCAGAATTAAAGGCTGAGGGTTCAGTGGCTTTGAAACTCGCACAAGATGTCCACGGTGGCAAGGAGCTGGATCTGCGTAAGGATAAACGAGCTCTGAAGGTGGAGCTTAAGGAGCAGGAGTTATCTCATGAAGAGGTCATCAAGAGCCTTAAGAAG ACTCATGATGAGCATGTTACAGAATTAAGAAGTGATTTTGAACGCAATGCTCATGAAATTGAGGcaaaatatgagaaaaagatGAGGACACTAAGAGATGAGCTGGACCTAAGGAGGAAGACAGAAATCCATGAAATTGAGGAACGCAAAAATGGCCAGATTAACAGCTTAATGAAGAACCATGAGAAAGCTTTTAGTGACATCAAGAACTATTATAATGATATAACACTCAACAACTTAGCCCTTATCAACACTCTGAAG GAACAagttgaagaaatgaaaaagaaggaagagaggatAGAAAGGCTTATGAGTGATATGCTAGCAGAAAACAGACGATTAACAGAACCACTTCAGAAGGCTCGTGAGGAGGTTGAAGATCTTAAGAAAGAGTTGGCAAACTATAATCAAACCAAAGATTTACTTCGG ATGACGAAGGGAAGATTAAAGGTTGCAACAGAGAATCTTAATGCTACCAAATGGGAGCTTGAGGTTTTGGAGCAAAGATTCCACAAg ATTcaggaagagagagatgagCTGTATCGGAAGTTTGTCAAGGCCATACAGGAAGTTCAGCAGAAGAGTAGTTTCAAGAACCTCTTGCTGGAGAAGAAGTTGACAGCTTTGGCTGACATGCTGGAGAAGAAGGAAGCACAGCTGAATGAAGTGCTGTCAGCATCCAACCTTGATCCCACAGCACTTACTGTTGTCACAAGGAAACTTGAG GATGTTCTGGATTCCAAGAACAGTGCCATTAAAGATCTACAATATGAATTGGCTCGTGTGTGCAAG gctCATAATGACCTGCTACGTACATATGAGTCCAAGTTACAACAGTTTGGTGTACCCATAGAGGAGCTTGGGTTCAAACCACTGGAGAGCACTGTTGGTGGACAGTCCCTTGGGCAGGGGCCAGCTGGTCTGGTGTCAGCTCCAACATAG